The Mercurialis annua linkage group LG8, ddMerAnnu1.2, whole genome shotgun sequence genome window below encodes:
- the LOC126661247 gene encoding soluble inorganic pyrophosphatase 6, chloroplastic, which yields MAAVRVMAAATTTTTTTATSCLLLKKPFSSTQFSKICFNGKRQVSLFSSTCVRRSSILSCRAIYNPDVKVKDEGQPETLDYRVFFLDATGKKVSPWHDIPLHLGDGVFNFIAEIPKESSAKMEVATDEQFTPIKQDTKKGKLRYYPYNINWNYGLLPQTWEDPTLANHEVEGAFGDNDPVDVVEIGERRAKIGEVMKVKPLGALAMIDEGELDWKIVAISLDDPRASLVNDVDDVEKHFPGTLTAIRDWFRDYKIPDGKPANKFGLGNKAANKDYALKVITETNESWAKLVKRSVPAGELSLL from the exons ATGGCAGCCGTTAGAGTGATGGCGGCGGCTACGACAACAACAACGACGACAGCAACGTCGTGTTTATTACTGAAAAAACCATTCAGTTCCACTCAGTTCAGTAAAATCTGTTTCAATGGCAAACGACAAGTGTCATTGTTTTCTTCTACTTGTGTTAGAAGATCTTCGATTTTGAGTTGTCGGGCTATTTATAATCCTGATGTCAAGGTTAAAGATGAAGGCCAGCCGGAAACCCTTGATTACCGTGTGTTTTTTCTTGACGCCACTGGCAAAAAG GTTTCTCCATGGCATGATATACCTCTGCACTTGGGTGATGGCGTGTTCAACTTTATTGCTGAAATTCCTAAGGAATCAAGTGCAAAGATGGAGGTTGCTACAGATGAGCAGTTCACTCCCATCAAGCAGGATACAAAGAAGGGGAAACTTAGATATTATCC CTATAACATAAACTGGAACTATGGATTGCTTCCACAAACATGGGAAGACCCAACTCTTGCAAACCATGAAGTTGAAGGAGCTTTTGGGGATAATGATCCAG TTGATGTTGTTGAAATTGGTGAAAGACGCGCCAAGATTGGTGAAGTTATGAAGGTCAAGCCCTTGGGTGCTTTAGCCATGATTGATGAGGGCGAACTTGACTGGAAAATTGTTGCAATCTCATTGGACGATCCACGAGCTTCCCTCGTAAATGATGTTGATGATGTCGAGAAACATTTCCCA GGTACTCTAACTGCAATTAGGGACTGGTTTAGGGACTACAAGATCCCTGACGGAAAACCTGCTAACAAGTTTGGTCTTGGAAACAAGGCAGCAAACAAG GATTATGCTTTGAAGGTCATTACTGAGACTAATGAATCTTGGGCTAAACTAGTCAAGAGATCAGTTCCCGCTGGAGAGCTCTCTCTTCTATAA
- the LOC126662160 gene encoding L-galactose dehydrogenase, which translates to MAYPLANMELRPLGNTGLKLSSVGFGASPLGRVFGPVSEDDAIASVREAFRLGINFFDTSPFYGGTLSEKMLGKGLKALGVPRDQYIVSTKCGRYVEGFDFSAERVTRSIDESLERLQLDYVDILQCHDIEFGSLDQIVNETIPALQKLKKTGKIRFIGITGLPLEIFTYVLDRVPPGAVDVILSYCHFSINDTTLEDLLPYLKSKGVGIISASPLAMGLLTENGPPEWHPASPELKSACQAAASHCKNKGKNISKLAMQYSLSNKDIASVLVGMNSVSQVKENVAAAAEVATFGKDPETLAEIEAILSPVKNQTWPSGTQQS; encoded by the exons ATGGCATATCCACTTGCAAACATGGAGCTCAGACCACTGGGTAACACTGGGCTAAAGCTGAGCTCCGTGGGGTTCGGAGCTTCTCCTCTCGGTAGAGTTTTTGGCCCGGTTTCTGAAGATGACGCAATCGCCTCCGTTCGTGAGGCGTTTCGTCTGGGAATCAATTTTTTCGACACCTCTCc CTTTTATGGAGGAACATTATCAGAGAAGATGCTTGGTAAGGGACTTAAAGCCTTAGGAGTTCCTAGAGACCAATACATAGTTTCAACAAAATGTGGAAGGTATGTAGAGGGCTTCGATTTTAGTGCTGAAAGAGTAACTAGGAGCATTGATGAGAGTTTGGAAAGGTTGCAGTTGGACTATGTTGATATACTGCAATGCCATGACATCGAGTTTGGGTCTCTTGACCAG ATTGTTAATGAGACAATTCCGGCGCTCCAGAAACTAAAAAAAACTGGGAAGATTCGTTTTATTGGTATAACTGGACTCCCATTGGAGATTTTTACTTATGTGCTTGATCGGGTGCCACCTGGAGCAGTCGATGTGATTCTATCATACTGCCATTTCAGTATTAATGATACAACTCTGGAGGATTTGCTGCCTTACTTGAAGAGCAAGGGCGTAGGTATAATTAGTGCTTCACCACTTGCGATGGGGCTCCTTACCGAAAATGGCCCTCCGGAATGGCACCCAGCATCTCCGGAACTAAAG TCTGCATGCCAAGCTGCCGCTTCCCATTGTAAAAACAAGGGAAAGAATATCTCCAAGTTGGCAATGCAATACAGTTTGTCAAACAAGGATATTGCTTCGGTGCTGGTCGGAATGAACTCTGTTAGCCAG GTTAAGGAAAATGTTGCTGCTGCAGCTGAAGTAGCAACATTTGGGAAGGATCCAGAAACATTAGCTGAGATTGAAGCAATTCTGAGCCCTGTGAAGAACCAAACTTGGCCCAGTGGAACTCAACAGAGTTGA
- the LOC126660778 gene encoding probable protein S-acyltransferase 23: MASSEIEVVVSSPSSDSKTPHQQQPPVVDVFSASAYGDFEKLRKFVEEDGTSLSTPDGNGYYALQWAALNNFADIAQYIIEHGGDVNAADNMQQTALHWAAVRGSIAAAEVLLQNGARVEAADINGYRAVHVAAQYGQTSVLNHIVAKYHGEFDVPDNEGRSPLHWAAYKGYPDTVRLLLFRDASQGRQDREGCTPLHWAALKGNVEACTVLVHAGTKQELAVKDKNGFTPAQLASDKGHLQVALFLSNAQRAQRKHWSDKLFNGKLRQIGYAPILASTIIILMFIFANSIIAAPNLPKVTAVVGLWGWAALSLAVASLVMFYRCSGDPGFIKRSDNLDKDADAEDPLLNIDLNNSSVWVGNWSQLCPTCKIIRPVRSKHCPICKRCVEQFDHHCPWISNCVGKRNKRDFFIFVCLGTSTSFVSGAVTIQRFWTAIHLLHIEESWIRYVVVQHPGAVVFLVFDMIIFIVAVVLTVAQASQIARNITTNELANAVRYGYLRGPDGQFRNPYNHGCRKNCADFLIQGYTDDDEIAWPPLQQVGS; the protein is encoded by the exons ATGGCATCTTCAGAGATCGAAGTAGTAGTATCATCGCCATCATCGGACTCCAAAACGCCGCATCAGCAACAACCGCCGGTCGTCGATGTCTTCTCCGCTTCTGCTTACGGAGATTTCGAGAAATTGCGGAAGTTTGTTGAAGAAGACGGTACTTCTCTCTCTACACCTGACGGTAACGGCTACTATGCTCTTCAGTGGGCTGCTCTCAACAATTTTGCTGATATTGCTCAATATATTATCGAG CATGGAGGTGATGTAAATGCAGCTGACAATATGCAGCAGACAGCCTTGCATTGGGCTGCAGTTAGGGGTTCAATTGCAGCAGCTGAAGTGTTATTGCAGAATGGAGCTCGAGTTGAGGCGGCTGATATAAATGGATATCGG GCAGTTCATGTGGCGGCTCAGTACGGGCAAACGTCTGTCTTGAATCACATTGTTGCAAAGTATCATGGTGAATTTGATGTACCAGACAATGAAGGGAGGAGCCCTCTTCATTG GGCTGCATACAAGGGTTATCCTGACACAGTTAGATTACTTCTATTTCGAGATGCAAGCCAAGGAAGACAGGACAGAGAAG GTTGCACCCCTTTGCACTGGGCTGCATTAAAAGGAAACGTTGAAGCTTGCACCGTGCTTGTACATGCTGGCACAAAGCAGGAACTGGCAGTGAAAGATAAAAATGGATTTACTCCTGCTCAGCTTGCATCTGATAAAGGTCATCTGCAAGTCGCCCTTTTCCTT TCTAATGCACAAAGGGCACAAAGAAAACATTGGAGCGACAAACTTTTTAATGGGAAGTTGCGGCAAATTGGTTATGCTCCTATCTTGGCATCTACTATAATCATTCTCATGTTCATCTTTGCCAACTCAATTATTGCTG CTCCGAATCTTCCAAAGGTAACAGCTGTTGTTGGACTTTGGGGGTGGGCAGCTCTTTCTCTTGCTGTTGCTTCATTGGTCATGTTTTACAGATGTAGTGG AGATCCAGGTTTTATCAAAAGATCTGACAATTTGGATAAAGATGCAGATGCAGAG GATCCTTTGTTAAACATTGATCTGAACAACTCGTCTGTATGGGTGGGGAATTGGTCTCAACTTTGTCCTACCTGCAAG ATAATTAGACCTGTTCGCTCCAAGCATTGCCCCATATGTAAGCGTTGTGTAGAGCAGTTTGACCATCACTGCCCATGGATATCTAATTGTGTGGGGAAG AGGAACAAAAGGGACTTCTTCATTTTTGTATGCTTGGGAACTTCGACATCATTCGTTTCAGGTGCCGTTACTATTCAAC GGTTTTGGACAGCTATACATCTATTGCATATAGAGGAAAGTTGGATCCGTTATGTGGTAGTTCAACATCCCGGTGCTGTTGTCTTTTTGGTTTTCGACatgattatttttattgttgccGTAGTTTTAACTGTAGCTCAAGCATCACAG ATAGCCAGGAATATAACCACCAATGAACTTGCAAATGCTGTTCGTTATGGTTATCTCCGTGGTCCTGATGGACAGTTTAGGAATCCCTATAACCATGGATGCCGGAAGAATTGTGCAGATTTCCTCATTCAGGGCTACACCGACGATGATGAAATTGCTTGGCCACCGTTACAGCAGGTTGGCAGCTAG
- the LOC130014889 gene encoding uncharacterized protein LOC130014889: MRNKAAREAIKAKKSLKLQELRQKALEEERKPLSAAIKQTVIGHSDIRRHHHHLLPCHAPWSGVVNTRLKSNEKPPVSSQFCKFIGIADAPITSSANLVSNFVKLYNRQNPGMGKGDDFVEHGRNYWDQRDVQGALQLIGTSTLREFRYFLCFSWSHVRGIRYRVRTCRFSVTVIVALTLHMSYAFLMVL; this comes from the exons ATGAGGAACAAAGCAGCCAGAGAAGCAATAAAAGCCAAGAAATCATTGAAGCTACAAGAACTGAGACAAAAAGCATTAGAAGAAGAACGCAAACCTCTCTCAGCGGCAATTAAACAAACAGTTATCGGTCACTCCGATATCCGccgccaccaccaccacctcctcccTTGCCATGCACCGTGGTCCGGCGTTGTCAACACCAGACTCAAATCCAACGAGAAGCCTCCTGTTTCTTCTCAGTTTTGTAAATTCATCGGCATTGCAGATGCTCCTATTACTAGCTCTGCAAATCTTGTGTCCAATTTCGTCAAACTTTATAATCGCCAG AACCCGGGGATGGGGAAAGGAGATGACTTTGTTGAACACGGGAGAAACTATTGGGATCAGAGAGATGTCCAAGGTGCTCTCCAATTAATTGGGACTTCAACTTTACGTGAGTTTAGATATTTTCTGTGCTTTTCTTGGAGCCATGTTCGTGGGATTAGATATAGAGTAAGAACTTGTAGATTTTCGGTAACTGTAATTGTCGCTTTGACATTGCATATGAGTTATGCGTTTTTGATGGTCCTATGA